A segment of the Vagococcus hydrophili genome:
GAAAAGATGATTTGAAGGCACTGAAATACAAATTGATGTATCTTGAAAAATATTTAGGCTTTTATCATGAGTTATTTCCAATTGATGTGGAAGCACAAGGGACCTTCAAAGAGGAGTTAACCTTTAGCCAAGAGAAGGTCTTTAAACAATTTGATAAAATTCAAAATTCTTTAGATATCTTGAAAGAGCAATACCAAGGAAATGATGTGTTTGAACAATTAAGCCGTCAATTTTTATACTTGGAAGGCCGCTATTTGATTAAATATGGTGAGTATCAAAAAGGGGTTCAGGATATTGAACAGGTCATTAATCAATCAAAAGATTTAAAGGATCATGACTATCTTTTAGCTGGTTACAAACAAATGATTTATTATTACATTCAAATTGATGAACCAGAGAAAATGATTGGGTATATCGAACTGGCTTTAGATTTATCCATTAAAGAGAATAATCACCAATCGATTGGGATTTTATTGAGATTAAAAGGGCTATATCAAATCATGTGTGGAAATAATCTAATCGCTGAAAAATTAATCCAAGAATCGATTAATACGTTTATGCTGACCGATGAGATTGCTAAGAAATACGCGGTGAATATAGCAGCTGCTTACAATTATCTAGGTGAAATTAGATTCAATGAAAATAATTACAGTGAAGCTTATGAGATGTTTATCAAGTCCATTGAACTATGTGCTGAAAAAAACACCTTATCTAGTTTGTCTGTATTCTATACAAATGCAGGAGCGGCTTGTTTTGCTCAAGGGGATTTCGAAAAAGCGAAAGAATTACTGCTTAAATCTCGTGGGATTTATGAAGAACTTCATACGTTCTGGAAAAGACCTCGTTTAGATGCGTATCTAGCTTTAGTTTATTTAAAAGAAAGAGAATACGACGAAGTGAAATACTATTTAGATAAAGGGAAAGAATTTGCTGAGCGGATGGGGAATAATCGTGATATTGGAATTGTTGAGTTTGGTAAATCAATTGTTTCAAAAGAATTGGAAGAACAAGGTCAAGATTTAGCTGATTGGAAAAACTGGCTTTCAAGAGACTCAGCGGCTTACGCGGCAGATGCTTTAATTCATTTAAATAAATACCAAGATGTTTATGAAATTAATGTCTTAAAAGGTGAAATCTAAAAAAGATCAATGAGGGGAAAACTCTCATTGATCCTTTTTTTATTTATCGGTGTATCTTTTAAATAATTTATTCCGTGCTTTATCACTCATTCGGTAAAAAATGCTTACTAAACAAAGAATCATTAGAACCATAAACAAAAGTGCAAAAAGAAAATCATTGAGTTCAATGTTCAGAAAATCTAAAAGAGCGTCTGTCGTTCCCACACAGTTTAATAAACTACCAATCCCAACATAAAACCAAGCAGTGGCTTTATTAGAAATCGTAAATACTTCCTCAAAATCATCATTTTGAGATGAGAACTCTTTAAAAATGGCTTTAAAACGTTTCGTTTCCAAATGGATTTTTAAAGGAGGGAAGAACCAATATAAGGGAGATACGTCTTTATACGATTTTGAGACATCTTTAATTTTATGAATAATACTTTTTTGTTCAGCTATCTCCATAGCCCCTTGATAGGTGGAAAAAGTGTAAATAATCCAACCACCAAGAAAATTAAGTATCGTTATCAGTGAATCTCTCAAAAAATCCCTCCTTTTATTTATAAATATCGTATAACTTTTTTCATAAAATGTCTATAAGTTATCTACTAGTAAGCGGAAGGATGATTTGAAAGACGCTGCCTTCATTAAGGGTACTCGTTACCTTGATTTTTCCGTGGTGCATATCAATGATTTTTTTAGTAAGAGATAACCCAAGTCCAGAACCACCTAAACTTCTTGTTCTGGATTCATCAACCCGGTAAAAAGGTTCGAATAAAAAAGGAATATCTTTTTGATCAATTCCGATTCCGTTATCAGTTACTTTTATCATGATGTTCTCCTTCGTTTTAGAATAAGAGATATTTATTGCACCATTTGCAGGAGTGTACTTAATGCCATTATTAATAATGTTGTTAAGCGCTTGAGTTAAAAGAACCTTATTACCGATGATTTTAACAGGTGTCCCTTGATGAGTTAACTCAATATTTTTTTCAATCGCATCTGTTTCATTTAGTGTGACTAAATCCATAATAAGTAAGTCAAGAGAGATTTCTTCGATGTTTTGTAAGAGTTCATTATTTGAAACTAAAAGCAGTTGATCCACGATATCGATTAATTGGTTAATGCTGTTTTTTGAAATATCATGATGCTCTTTATAATCATCCAGAGTTGGTTTTTCTTCTAAGTCTAAAATTTGTAAATTTAATTTCATGGTTGTTAATGGAGTTTTTAGTTCATGAGCAGCATTTTCAGCAAAACTTTTTTGATAAGCAAAAGACTGTTCCAAGCGCTCAAGCATTAAGTTATACTCATGTGCTAATTGGCCCACTTCATCCTCTTTATTTGGTAAATCTATTCGGCTAGATAAACGATGCTCATTCACATCTTGAACACTATTTTTTAGTGTTAAGAGTGATTTCAGATTTTTTTGAATCAAATAATAACAAATAAGAATGCCAA
Coding sequences within it:
- a CDS encoding sensor histidine kinase, which gives rise to MKFKSLKIKLTILISLVLIGTVALLTFITFKNVDNRILQPIQNFELSQPAAPSTPTEDLSDVAPVVTSPAEEIQGLNKNFQLSYVYWMIGIALLGILICYYLIQKNLKSLLTLKNSVQDVNEHRLSSRIDLPNKEDEVGQLAHEYNLMLERLEQSFAYQKSFAENAAHELKTPLTTMKLNLQILDLEEKPTLDDYKEHHDISKNSINQLIDIVDQLLLVSNNELLQNIEEISLDLLIMDLVTLNETDAIEKNIELTHQGTPVKIIGNKVLLTQALNNIINNGIKYTPANGAINISYSKTKENIMIKVTDNGIGIDQKDIPFLFEPFYRVDESRTRSLGGSGLGLSLTKKIIDMHHGKIKVTSTLNEGSVFQIILPLTSR